A genomic stretch from Aerococcaceae bacterium zg-1292 includes:
- the cas3 gene encoding CRISPR-associated helicase Cas3': protein MGSVFWAKKKEENGQYKWLSLGQHLEDTRRVATYLWNHWLSSGQKLVLIESLEIPDEDTALNLVKFIAAVHDIGKALPNFQTKVGYNNSTDFDNLLIEKVMTLGFDDLSSERFEFSSYIPHALAGQVILQQAGVNEQIASIIGGHHGKPIDDDFQIESQYAYKKNYYQTENINNPVYNLWRQEQRKILNRALEISGFSSPEEVPTISQPNQVILSGLLIMADWVASNDNFFPLVNVDDDILMINQEERISAGINKWGQIHSIVFKEPSDIYNLYKNRFSFSPRSFQDKFSKVIDSTENAGIFILEAPMGLGKTEAALIGAEQLAYKKGRGGIFFGLPTQATANGIFPRIKNWIECIQEEYCENISIQLSHGKANLNDEYNRLINSSLTYGNGDTGVLVNQWFVGKKKKILDDIVVGTVDQFLLTALRQKHLALRHLAFSKKVVIVDEVHAYDAYTSQYLNQALTWMGAYDVPVIMLSATLPAKKREEFLKAYLKGKGVKMKEIKLPMDGVITSEYPLVTYNDGLEIKQFKDFDKIKETEVKIVPFNEIHLEELLKDLRTKEGVIGIVCNTVLKAQNIAKVCSAIFGDGQVELLHSSFIASERAKKELDLLNMIGKGAKRPKQKIIVGTQVIEQSLDIDFDVMISELAPMDLLIQRIGRLHRHNIDRPKEFKLPILYVMGISETFEFDEGSKSVYGEYLLLMTQYYLPTSIKLPTDISDLVQKVYSDEHFYLEKDIEQYVNQFKAKHYEIIKSKTERAKSYKLSNPVYKEGVRSKTSLIGWLKNTSSGDTEEHGYAQVRDSQETIEVIAVRKMKGGYGLFSEDRPISDKVAEPQIARELLKNSLRLPGILTRFENNINKTINELEIFNKKHLPNWQEQVWMKGSLGIIFDENYNFELNNYILHYDEKFGLSYERKDSIGKI, encoded by the coding sequence ATCGGATCTGTTTTTTGGGCGAAAAAGAAAGAGGAGAATGGGCAGTATAAATGGCTTTCGTTGGGGCAACATTTAGAAGATACGCGAAGAGTCGCTACTTATCTTTGGAATCATTGGTTATCAAGTGGACAGAAATTAGTTTTAATTGAGTCATTGGAGATACCAGATGAGGATACTGCGCTAAACTTAGTTAAATTTATCGCTGCTGTTCACGATATCGGAAAAGCGCTGCCAAACTTTCAAACGAAAGTAGGGTACAATAATTCAACGGATTTTGATAATTTACTTATTGAAAAAGTAATGACGCTTGGTTTTGATGATTTATCTTCAGAAAGATTTGAATTTTCAAGTTACATACCACATGCTTTGGCTGGTCAGGTGATTTTGCAACAAGCAGGGGTAAATGAGCAAATCGCATCGATAATTGGGGGACATCATGGAAAACCGATAGATGATGATTTTCAAATTGAATCGCAGTATGCTTATAAGAAAAATTACTATCAGACTGAGAATATAAATAATCCTGTGTATAATTTATGGCGACAAGAACAACGGAAAATATTAAACCGTGCGTTAGAAATATCGGGATTCTCATCACCAGAAGAAGTGCCGACTATTTCTCAGCCTAACCAAGTTATTTTATCTGGTTTATTAATTATGGCCGATTGGGTTGCTAGCAACGATAATTTTTTTCCGTTAGTAAATGTGGATGACGATATATTGATGATCAATCAAGAAGAAAGAATTTCAGCAGGAATAAACAAATGGGGTCAGATTCACTCGATTGTTTTTAAAGAACCAAGTGATATTTATAATTTGTACAAGAATCGCTTTTCATTTTCTCCTAGATCTTTTCAAGATAAGTTTTCAAAGGTGATAGATTCGACAGAAAATGCTGGCATTTTTATTTTAGAAGCTCCCATGGGACTAGGAAAGACGGAAGCAGCTTTAATAGGAGCAGAACAATTAGCATATAAAAAAGGCCGGGGTGGGATTTTCTTTGGTTTGCCAACACAAGCAACCGCTAATGGGATTTTTCCGAGGATAAAAAATTGGATTGAATGTATACAAGAGGAGTATTGTGAGAATATCTCGATTCAATTAAGTCATGGGAAAGCAAATCTTAATGATGAATATAATCGATTAATCAATTCATCGCTAACTTATGGGAATGGTGATACAGGTGTTTTGGTCAATCAATGGTTCGTGGGCAAAAAGAAAAAAATACTGGATGATATTGTGGTTGGCACGGTGGATCAATTTTTATTAACTGCCTTAAGACAAAAACATTTAGCTTTGAGACATTTAGCTTTCAGTAAAAAAGTGGTTATAGTCGATGAAGTTCATGCGTATGATGCCTACACAAGTCAGTACTTAAATCAAGCATTAACATGGATGGGAGCCTATGATGTTCCGGTTATTATGCTGTCGGCCACTTTACCAGCTAAAAAAAGGGAAGAGTTTTTGAAAGCATATCTCAAAGGTAAAGGGGTAAAGATGAAAGAAATTAAACTGCCTATGGATGGGGTAATTACTAGTGAATACCCTTTAGTTACGTATAATGACGGATTAGAAATTAAGCAATTCAAAGATTTTGACAAAATAAAAGAAACAGAGGTGAAAATTGTACCCTTCAATGAAATCCATTTAGAAGAATTATTGAAAGACTTAAGGACTAAGGAAGGTGTCATAGGTATTGTATGTAACACGGTATTAAAAGCCCAAAATATTGCAAAGGTGTGTAGTGCGATATTTGGAGATGGTCAAGTTGAATTACTTCATTCCAGTTTTATAGCATCAGAAAGAGCAAAAAAAGAGTTGGATTTATTAAATATGATTGGGAAAGGAGCTAAACGTCCCAAACAAAAAATTATTGTAGGAACTCAAGTGATTGAGCAGTCATTGGATATTGATTTTGATGTAATGATTAGCGAATTAGCACCAATGGATTTATTAATTCAGCGGATAGGAAGATTACATCGGCATAATATTGACAGACCTAAAGAATTTAAGCTTCCCATTCTATATGTCATGGGAATATCTGAGACTTTTGAATTTGATGAAGGTTCAAAAAGTGTATACGGAGAATATCTTCTGTTAATGACTCAATATTATTTACCGACTTCAATTAAGCTTCCGACTGACATTTCAGATTTAGTTCAAAAGGTTTATTCGGATGAGCATTTCTATTTAGAAAAAGATATTGAACAATATGTTAATCAATTCAAAGCAAAACATTATGAGATAATTAAAAGTAAAACTGAAAGAGCGAAATCATATAAACTAAGTAATCCAGTTTACAAAGAGGGAGTAAGAAGTAAGACAAGTTTAATTGGCTGGTTGAAAAATACAAGTTCGGGCGATACTGAAGAACACGGTTATGCTCAAGTAAGAGATAGTCAAGAAACAATTGAGGTTATCGCAGTAAGAAAAATGAAGGGAGGGTATGGATTATTTAGCGAGGATAGGCCGATATCAGATAAAGTAGCTGAGCCACAGATAGCTCGAGAATTGTTGAAAAATAGTTTGCGATTACCAGGGATTTTAACTCGGTTTGAAAATAATATTAATAAAACAATAAATGAGTTAGAAATTTTCAACAAGAAACATTTACCAAATTGGCAAGAGCAAGTGTGGATGAAAGGTAGTTTAGGAATAATTTTTGATGAGAATTACAATTTTGAACTGAATAATTATATCCTTCATTACGATGAAAAATTTGGTTTGAGTTATGAAAGGAAAGATTCAATTGGGAAAATTTAA
- a CDS encoding type I-E CRISPR-associated protein Cse1/CasA: protein MGKFNLTNEPWISVIVNEQGENKLVSLKELFANAHHYIELGGDTKTQDFAILRVLLSVLHTVFSRFDAAGSAYDYFEIDEKFVPESEVDESEEYENSLMETWQELWNQGYFSEIVIKYLEKWENRFYLFDEEFPFFQVKKSDISEDKISKSKASSVSGKNINRLISESNNKAALFSPKYDKKNNKEILTADEIARWLITFQGYTGLSDKVIFGKDKYKASKGWLFDLGGLYLVGSNLFETLMLNLVLVHPEKNIVMNHQKPSWEISAEEKIKAISSTIPIDNLAELYTSWSRAIYIDPQTDLQKPFSFEIVKLPDLLHEDHFIEPMTVWKYNTAGDAKDRYTPKKHQLNQSMWRNFGLIALPTKEKQNQHQPGLIQWINLIKNIIGSYQISLIGISMKDDANATSWVPVDEIYDQLTMSNFILTDIQENQWVTRINDAVEETKKAINFTYRSFLKDINEIRNSNNNGFIDERVMELFYYIDQPFREWLLNIKANDEKDAKVLEWYQSLYKLISEVASSIIENASTRDYMGVIVGEKPNDSIKNIATSHNRFMYFLKKDLKVAQNEK, encoded by the coding sequence TTGGGAAAATTTAATTTAACAAATGAACCATGGATATCCGTAATCGTTAATGAGCAAGGTGAAAATAAATTAGTTTCATTAAAGGAACTTTTTGCAAATGCTCATCATTATATTGAATTGGGAGGCGATACGAAAACACAGGATTTTGCGATTTTAAGAGTACTTTTATCAGTATTACACACTGTTTTTTCTCGATTTGATGCTGCTGGATCAGCTTATGATTACTTTGAAATCGATGAGAAGTTTGTGCCAGAGTCAGAGGTAGATGAAAGCGAAGAATATGAGAATAGTTTAATGGAAACGTGGCAAGAATTGTGGAATCAAGGCTATTTTTCTGAGATTGTTATAAAGTATCTTGAGAAATGGGAAAATCGTTTTTATTTGTTCGATGAAGAATTTCCTTTTTTTCAAGTAAAGAAAAGTGATATAAGCGAAGATAAAATTAGTAAATCAAAAGCTAGTTCAGTTTCAGGGAAAAATATCAATCGTTTGATTTCTGAGAGCAATAACAAAGCAGCTTTATTTTCTCCAAAGTATGATAAAAAAAATAATAAAGAGATATTAACGGCAGACGAAATTGCTAGATGGTTAATCACATTCCAAGGATATACAGGGTTATCGGATAAGGTGATTTTTGGCAAAGATAAATACAAAGCATCAAAGGGATGGCTTTTTGATTTAGGAGGATTGTACCTAGTTGGTAGTAATTTATTCGAAACGTTAATGTTGAACTTAGTTTTAGTGCATCCTGAAAAAAATATCGTCATGAATCATCAGAAGCCTTCTTGGGAAATATCTGCGGAAGAAAAAATTAAGGCTATTTCATCAACTATTCCAATTGATAATCTAGCTGAATTATATACTTCGTGGAGTCGCGCAATCTATATTGATCCACAGACGGATTTACAAAAACCTTTTTCGTTTGAAATAGTAAAGTTGCCCGATTTACTACATGAGGACCATTTTATTGAACCAATGACCGTTTGGAAATACAATACGGCAGGCGATGCTAAAGATAGATATACCCCAAAAAAACATCAATTAAATCAATCAATGTGGAGAAATTTTGGGCTTATTGCTTTACCGACAAAAGAAAAACAGAATCAACATCAGCCAGGCCTGATTCAATGGATAAATTTAATAAAGAATATTATTGGTTCTTATCAAATATCTTTAATTGGAATTAGTATGAAAGATGATGCAAATGCTACTTCATGGGTTCCGGTCGATGAAATTTATGACCAATTAACAATGAGTAACTTTATTTTGACAGATATTCAAGAAAATCAGTGGGTCACGCGAATAAATGATGCAGTAGAAGAAACTAAAAAGGCAATAAACTTCACCTATCGCTCTTTTTTAAAGGACATCAATGAAATACGGAATTCAAATAATAATGGATTTATTGATGAAAGAGTGATGGAACTATTTTATTATATTGATCAACCCTTTAGAGAGTGGCTGCTGAACATCAAAGCGAATGACGAAAAAGATGCTAAGGTACTAGAATGGTATCAGTCACTATACAAATTAATTAGTGAAGTAGCTAGTTCAATAATAGAAAATGCGAGTACAAGAGATTATATGGGAGTGATTGTTGGGGAAAAACCTAATGATAGCATTAAGAATATAGCAACATCGCATAATAGATTCATGTATTTTCTAAAAAAAGATTTAAAGGTGGCGCAAAATGAAAAATAA
- the casB gene encoding type I-E CRISPR-associated protein Cse2/CasB — MKNNKPTVSGITYKILCKLTADLDVSNNKATIANLRNSIGKPLSQSVNIFPLIFDNFPHEFLGKNIDLTCEEKAILNTLQLFALYQQGNSESAFNRNRDSEFQINMGSSLSVLRIGDDVKAVDRRFNAMITAGTYEELIYHLRQMIKLLKSKTKLKKDVYINFPTLSNDLYWYLRGFEEQIRLKWAKTYYSTKVHSEGDNNND, encoded by the coding sequence ATGAAAAATAATAAACCAACTGTATCTGGGATAACATATAAAATTCTATGTAAATTGACAGCAGATTTGGATGTGTCGAATAATAAAGCTACCATTGCTAACCTAAGAAATTCGATCGGGAAACCATTGAGTCAATCAGTTAACATATTTCCTTTGATATTTGATAATTTTCCTCATGAATTTTTAGGTAAAAATATTGATTTAACATGCGAAGAAAAAGCAATTTTAAATACATTACAATTGTTTGCATTATATCAGCAAGGTAATTCCGAAAGTGCTTTTAATCGCAATCGAGATAGTGAATTTCAAATAAATATGGGGAGTAGTTTAAGTGTTTTAAGAATAGGAGATGATGTAAAAGCTGTTGATCGCAGATTTAATGCGATGATTACCGCAGGAACATACGAGGAATTAATTTATCATTTAAGACAAATGATTAAATTATTAAAGTCAAAGACTAAGTTAAAGAAAGATGTTTATATTAACTTTCCAACCTTGTCAAATGATTTGTATTGGTATTTACGAGGATTTGAAGAACAAATTAGATTAAAATGGGCAAAAACATATTATAGTACTAAAGTACATTCAGAAGGAGATAACAATAATGACTAA
- the cas7e gene encoding type I-E CRISPR-associated protein Cas7/Cse4/CasC: MMTNTRLFLDIHVIQSVPPSNINRDDTGSPKTAEYGGARRARVSSQSWKREMRKYFNNHSEQANLGKRTVEIVQFVADKIREISPSIDFERSMEMAEEVVSNAGIKTKNQKAKALFFIGNEQGRKLAEAAINNIKDKKILTGILKDNPAIDIALFGRMLADDPSLNEDASSQVAHALSTHAVQTEFDFYTAVDDLQPDGKTGAGMLGTIEFNSSTLYRYANVSVHELLRQLEDKELVINTLTLFVEAFTNSMPGGHINSFANQTLPQAVLVILRNDRPVNLVGAFEKPIRSKDGYVKKSIESMLSENKKVEKFVNKPVNAFYLRIEDNGFDETGLSVVDSIAEMKEMLELELKNIIPEIGD; encoded by the coding sequence ATAATGACTAATACTAGACTTTTTTTAGATATCCATGTAATCCAATCCGTTCCACCTTCAAACATTAATAGGGACGATACAGGAAGTCCTAAAACAGCTGAATATGGTGGGGCCAGACGTGCAAGAGTCAGTTCACAATCCTGGAAACGAGAGATGAGAAAATATTTTAATAACCATAGTGAACAAGCTAATTTAGGGAAACGGACAGTAGAAATCGTTCAATTTGTAGCAGACAAAATACGTGAAATTTCTCCATCAATTGATTTTGAACGTTCAATGGAAATGGCAGAAGAAGTCGTATCAAATGCCGGAATAAAAACGAAGAATCAAAAAGCGAAGGCTTTATTCTTTATTGGGAATGAGCAAGGAAGAAAGCTAGCAGAGGCAGCAATAAATAATATTAAAGATAAAAAAATCTTAACTGGAATTTTAAAAGATAATCCTGCAATTGATATTGCTTTATTTGGTCGAATGCTTGCAGATGATCCATCACTAAATGAAGATGCTTCTTCTCAAGTAGCACATGCCCTTTCTACTCATGCTGTTCAAACAGAGTTCGATTTTTATACAGCAGTTGATGATTTACAACCGGATGGTAAAACAGGTGCTGGCATGTTAGGGACTATTGAATTTAATTCATCTACCCTATATCGGTATGCGAATGTTTCGGTCCATGAGCTACTTAGACAATTAGAAGATAAAGAATTGGTCATTAATACGTTGACATTATTTGTAGAAGCATTTACCAATTCAATGCCAGGAGGTCATATAAATAGTTTTGCTAATCAAACATTACCTCAAGCGGTATTAGTCATTTTAAGAAATGATCGACCCGTTAATTTGGTAGGCGCTTTTGAAAAGCCTATCCGCTCAAAAGATGGATATGTAAAAAAATCAATTGAGAGCATGTTAAGCGAGAATAAAAAAGTTGAAAAATTTGTTAATAAACCAGTTAACGCATTCTACTTAAGAATTGAAGATAATGGTTTTGATGAGACTGGATTAAGTGTAGTTGATTCAATAGCTGAAATGAAAGAAATGCTAGAATTAGAATTAAAAAATATTATCCCTGAAATAGGTGATTAG
- the cas5e gene encoding type I-E CRISPR-associated protein Cas5/CasD, whose protein sequence is MKTIILKLSGPMQSYGTDSHFETRKTDFYPSKSAIVGLLGACMGLKRSDEKISELNDLNFAVRVDQPGKLLKDYHTAQKYKNNGVFERTYVTNRYYVEDAIFIVAIGSEDEKLIEVLSNALKNPYFQPYLGRKSLPINADYFLSVKDQEIIAAIKSVPWQARIRDNKNGTRKIPIYCDSCLIESSRKILRKDRVLSFDQKNRRFAFRYESFFEIEVSKPEETTTHDIFGSLGG, encoded by the coding sequence TTGAAGACAATAATTTTAAAATTGAGTGGACCGATGCAGTCCTATGGAACAGATTCACATTTTGAGACAAGGAAAACTGATTTTTATCCTTCTAAGAGCGCTATAGTCGGGCTATTAGGAGCTTGTATGGGGTTAAAAAGAAGTGATGAAAAAATAAGTGAATTAAATGATTTGAATTTTGCCGTGAGAGTGGATCAACCAGGGAAACTACTAAAAGATTATCACACTGCTCAGAAATATAAAAATAATGGTGTATTTGAAAGAACATATGTTACCAATCGTTATTATGTAGAGGATGCAATTTTTATTGTAGCAATAGGTAGTGAAGATGAAAAATTAATTGAAGTTCTTTCAAACGCCTTAAAAAATCCGTATTTTCAACCTTATTTAGGAAGAAAATCTTTACCAATTAATGCGGATTATTTTTTGAGTGTCAAGGACCAAGAAATCATAGCGGCCATTAAATCTGTACCATGGCAAGCTAGGATTAGGGATAATAAGAATGGAACTCGAAAGATTCCAATCTATTGTGACTCCTGTTTAATAGAGAGCAGTAGAAAAATATTGAGAAAAGACCGGGTGTTGTCGTTTGACCAAAAAAATAGAAGATTTGCATTTCGATATGAATCTTTCTTTGAAATTGAAGTTTCTAAGCCAGAAGAAACAACAACACATGATATTTTTGGTTCTTTAGGAGGGTAA
- the cas6e gene encoding type I-E CRISPR-associated protein Cas6/Cse3/CasE, protein MYLSRVEIDTNNRYKIRDLDHVGAYHNWVEQSFPSEWNQQTRSRKLWRIDHLHGKNYLLVLSSTEPDLNKLEQYGVSGSAESKDYALFINQLYNGLAGDFRVVLNPVISKKMEGLTRGRVMPHISIEHQIKFLEDRSEKNGFNLNYVKIVNREFVPFKKQHQKTMHLSKVTYEGNLTITDLDKFKNILMNGFGKKKAYGFGLLTIIPEG, encoded by the coding sequence ATGTATTTATCACGAGTAGAAATAGATACGAATAATCGATATAAAATTAGGGACTTAGATCATGTTGGAGCATACCATAATTGGGTGGAACAAAGTTTTCCTTCAGAATGGAATCAGCAAACAAGAAGTCGCAAATTATGGAGAATTGATCATTTACACGGCAAAAATTATTTGTTAGTACTGAGTTCTACTGAGCCAGATTTAAATAAATTAGAGCAGTATGGAGTTAGCGGTTCTGCAGAAAGTAAAGACTATGCGCTATTTATTAATCAATTGTATAACGGTCTTGCAGGGGATTTTAGAGTAGTATTGAATCCTGTGATTTCCAAAAAAATGGAGGGCTTAACTAGAGGTAGAGTTATGCCGCATATCTCTATTGAGCATCAAATAAAATTTTTAGAAGATCGTTCAGAAAAAAATGGATTTAATCTAAATTATGTAAAAATCGTAAATCGTGAGTTTGTCCCTTTTAAAAAGCAGCACCAAAAAACGATGCATTTAAGCAAAGTAACATATGAGGGAAATTTAACTATCACTGATTTGGATAAGTTTAAGAATATTTTAATGAATGGATTTGGAAAAAAGAAAGCATATGGTTTTGGTTTGTTAACAATAATTCCAGAGGGATAA
- the cas1e gene encoding type I-E CRISPR-associated endonuclease Cas1, with product MKQIGAMKTKLIELPRIGDRVSFLYLEHVKINRQDSAITVIDSKGIVKIPAAMIGLLMLGPGTEITHRAVELIGDSGTSLIWVGERGVRHYATGRPLAHSTKLLEKQAKLVSNTRSRLLVARKMYQMRFPNEDVTGNTMQQLRGKEGARVRQIYREQSKKYKVNWDGREYNPDKFEDGTPVNQALSAANVSLYGLVHSIIAALGLSAGLGFIHTGHDRAFVYDVADLYKAEFTIPLAFEIASQKDMENKNIGKETRLRMRDSFFDGKLIKRIVKDLQYLLDLDNEEQFEVDTINLWDDKDRTVPYGFNYSQRD from the coding sequence ATGAAGCAAATAGGTGCAATGAAAACTAAATTGATAGAACTTCCCAGAATAGGTGATCGGGTTAGCTTTCTATATTTAGAACATGTAAAAATTAACAGACAAGACAGCGCTATCACAGTCATTGATTCTAAAGGAATTGTAAAGATTCCAGCAGCAATGATAGGATTACTAATGTTGGGCCCAGGTACTGAAATTACGCATCGTGCCGTTGAATTAATAGGAGATTCTGGAACAAGTTTAATATGGGTAGGTGAAAGAGGCGTAAGACATTATGCAACTGGGAGGCCTTTAGCACACTCAACGAAACTGTTAGAGAAACAGGCTAAATTAGTTTCAAATACTCGGAGTCGTTTGTTAGTTGCAAGAAAGATGTATCAAATGAGGTTTCCTAACGAAGATGTTACTGGAAATACTATGCAACAGTTGAGAGGAAAGGAAGGAGCTCGAGTTAGACAAATCTATAGAGAACAGTCTAAAAAATATAAAGTTAATTGGGATGGCAGAGAATATAATCCTGATAAGTTTGAAGACGGCACACCGGTAAATCAGGCTTTATCTGCTGCGAATGTTTCGTTATACGGGTTAGTTCATAGTATTATCGCTGCACTAGGACTATCAGCAGGACTAGGATTTATTCATACTGGTCATGATCGCGCCTTTGTTTATGATGTAGCTGATCTTTATAAAGCTGAATTTACAATTCCGCTTGCTTTTGAAATTGCGAGTCAGAAAGATATGGAAAATAAAAATATTGGAAAAGAAACTCGTTTAAGAATGAGGGATAGTTTTTTCGATGGGAAATTAATTAAAAGAATTGTAAAAGATCTTCAATATCTATTGGATCTAGATAATGAAGAACAATTTGAAGTAGATACTATAAATCTTTGGGACGACAAAGATCGAACGGTTCCATACGGATTTAATTATAGTCAGAGGGATTAA
- the cas2e gene encoding type I-E CRISPR-associated endoribonuclease Cas2 — protein MPLTVITMRNAIPSLRGDLSRWMQEISTGVYVGNFNSKVREELWERVKQNIGRGEATLSYACRNEIGYNFETHSTERKLIDMEGIPLVFFPKEDNKEDITTDRLNYSNAARFHKVRKFKKVSFNETERNYVVIDIETDGLNFRNNNIIEIGAVKAEGEKLYYFHRLINTKSKIPDNIIALTGITNELLNNDGVEISVALDELLAFIGKCSLIGYNIEFDISFLNKHLKKINKLPLDNYYIDLKNIIKKEKPFLESYSLQNVLKIYGFDEIVPHRALEDAKLINNFITKVNGFLKYLK, from the coding sequence ATGCCATTAACAGTTATTACAATGAGGAATGCAATTCCTTCTTTGAGAGGGGATTTATCTAGATGGATGCAAGAAATATCAACTGGAGTGTATGTTGGTAATTTTAATTCTAAGGTACGTGAGGAACTTTGGGAGCGTGTAAAACAAAATATCGGTCGTGGTGAAGCTACTTTAAGTTATGCTTGTCGAAATGAAATAGGGTATAATTTTGAGACGCATAGTACAGAAAGAAAATTAATTGACATGGAAGGGATACCTTTGGTATTTTTTCCAAAAGAGGATAATAAAGAAGATATTACTACAGATAGATTAAATTATAGTAATGCAGCAAGATTTCATAAGGTACGAAAGTTTAAGAAAGTAAGTTTTAATGAAACGGAAAGAAATTATGTCGTTATTGATATTGAAACGGATGGATTGAATTTTCGAAACAATAATATTATTGAAATTGGCGCTGTAAAAGCTGAAGGTGAGAAATTATATTATTTCCACAGACTAATTAACACTAAATCTAAAATTCCTGACAATATCATAGCGTTAACTGGTATTACTAATGAATTGTTGAATAATGATGGTGTTGAAATATCAGTTGCATTAGATGAGTTGTTAGCCTTTATAGGGAAGTGTTCATTAATTGGATATAATATAGAATTTGATATTTCCTTCCTTAATAAACATTTGAAGAAAATTAACAAGCTTCCACTTGATAATTATTATATAGATCTTAAAAATATTATTAAAAAGGAAAAACCTTTCTTGGAAAGTTATTCATTACAAAATGTATTAAAAATTTACGGATTTGATGAAATAGTACCACACAGAGCTCTAGAAGATGCGAAATTAATCAACAATTTTATAACGAAAGTAAATGGATTTTTAAAGTACCTCAAATGA
- a CDS encoding FAD-dependent oxidoreductase, with protein MKYVVVGTSHFGFEAVQTILKQDPKAEIHLYEAGDHASFMSCGAQSYLEDIAQSLDELHFATNQSYAEQGINMHYSTAVVGINSESKTITVKDSEGEREETYDKLLLSPGGLAPVPRFEGYDLENVHTFRGREDANTVKSRMKSSKKAVVIGAGYIGVEVATAYTEAGIETILLDGLEHILPTYVDPELATVLENHAKDKGLIFHGGEKVEKLTGKDGKVTGVVTDKGEYEADTVVIAVGVKPDTNWLKGIVDIDDRGFVEIDEFMRTSVSDVYAGGDATKIVYAPTGKKTNIALATNARRQGIVAALHALGKEELVKMIPVSGTSALHVFDYTVVTTGLGHVSANTYEGKITSAYCEEKVYPDFMRRPGTVHMKIYFDEETHVILGAQFVSNHNVADSINALSIAINAKWTLEQLAMVDFFYQPNYDRPWHYVQVLAHQALGNQFGGADKILF; from the coding sequence ATGAAGTATGTAGTAGTTGGAACATCTCATTTTGGTTTTGAAGCAGTGCAAACAATTTTGAAACAAGATCCTAAAGCAGAAATTCATTTATATGAAGCGGGCGATCATGCATCGTTTATGTCATGTGGTGCACAATCATATCTTGAAGATATTGCTCAATCGTTAGATGAATTGCATTTTGCTACCAATCAATCTTATGCTGAACAAGGGATTAATATGCACTATTCAACAGCAGTAGTTGGCATTAACTCAGAATCTAAGACAATTACTGTAAAAGATAGTGAGGGTGAAAGGGAAGAAACTTATGACAAACTTCTTCTAAGTCCTGGGGGATTAGCGCCTGTTCCAAGATTCGAAGGCTATGATTTAGAAAATGTTCATACTTTCCGTGGCCGTGAAGATGCTAATACGGTAAAAAGTCGAATGAAATCAAGTAAAAAAGCGGTTGTTATTGGTGCTGGTTACATTGGGGTCGAAGTGGCGACAGCATATACTGAAGCTGGTATTGAAACAATTTTACTCGATGGTTTAGAACATATTTTACCGACATATGTAGACCCTGAATTAGCAACTGTTTTAGAAAATCACGCAAAAGACAAAGGCTTGATTTTCCATGGCGGTGAAAAAGTTGAAAAATTAACAGGTAAAGATGGTAAAGTAACTGGTGTGGTCACTGATAAAGGTGAATATGAAGCTGATACAGTTGTCATTGCTGTTGGTGTTAAACCTGATACAAATTGGTTAAAAGGAATCGTCGACATTGATGATCGAGGCTTTGTTGAAATCGATGAATTTATGCGTACTTCTGTTTCAGATGTTTACGCCGGTGGAGATGCAACTAAGATTGTATATGCACCTACAGGCAAAAAAACAAACATTGCACTTGCGACTAATGCACGCCGTCAAGGAATTGTAGCAGCTTTACACGCGCTTGGAAAAGAAGAGTTAGTGAAAATGATTCCTGTTTCTGGGACATCGGCTTTACATGTATTTGACTATACGGTAGTGACAACAGGATTAGGTCATGTGAGTGCAAATACTTATGAAGGTAAGATTACGTCTGCTTATTGTGAAGAAAAAGTTTACCCTGACTTTATGCGTAGACCAGGAACTGTTCATATGAAGATTTACTTTGATGAAGAAACACATGTCATCTTAGGAGCACAATTTGTTTCAAATCATAATGTAGCTGATTCAATCAATGCGTTATCAATTGCGATTAATGCGAAATGGACACTAGAACAATTAGCGATGGTAGACTTCTTCTATCAACCAAATTACGATCGTCCTTGGCATTATGTTCAAGTACTAGCACACCAAGCCTTAGGAAATCAATTTGGCGGTGCTGATAAGATTCTTTTCTAG